From one Burkholderia pyrrocinia genomic stretch:
- a CDS encoding NAD(P)H-dependent oxidoreductase, translated as MLVICGHPDLESSRVNRAVVSALRTDNAITLHILAENFANHQFDVAAEQDRLTHHNRIVLLFPMYWYSCPALMKQWIDDVFTPGFAYARNGDKLRDKEFLVVTTIGAPESAYRASGFNNHTVDELLRPLQQTVCYIRARYLGAFSAYESVFIDDVALVEAVDKIMVEIKRSYDTSARAYEELLCKAESAGISLIQ; from the coding sequence ATGCTGGTAATTTGTGGTCACCCAGATCTCGAATCTTCGCGTGTTAATAGGGCGGTGGTCAGTGCGCTGCGTACGGATAACGCTATCACGCTGCACATTCTTGCGGAGAATTTTGCTAACCATCAATTTGATGTTGCGGCCGAACAGGATCGACTGACGCATCATAATCGGATTGTTTTGCTGTTTCCGATGTATTGGTATTCGTGCCCCGCGCTGATGAAGCAATGGATCGATGATGTATTTACGCCCGGGTTTGCCTATGCCCGTAACGGAGACAAGTTGCGCGACAAGGAATTCCTGGTTGTTACCACGATTGGGGCGCCAGAATCGGCTTATAGAGCGAGCGGATTCAACAATCATACGGTCGATGAGCTGCTTCGTCCACTGCAGCAGACGGTGTGTTATATAAGGGCCCGATATTTGGGAGCTTTCTCGGCTTATGAGTCGGTATTTATCGATGATGTTGCTCTTGTGGAGGCGGTCGATAAAATCATGGTTGAGATCAAGAGAAGTTATGATACATCGGCTCGCGCTTATGAAGAATTGCTTTGCAAGGCTGAGTCAGCAGGGATTTCGCTCATCCAATGA